From Chryseobacterium gallinarum, one genomic window encodes:
- a CDS encoding M1 family aminopeptidase, with translation MKKTGILTLFLVVFNTGYHAQMKSLPKLEAGVSYDLAQFRKNTLSEIIYELNLKIPENKSERIAGTEMLSFNYKKQNDAPLQIDFKEEPSSLMAVSVNGQSIQPVMENEHVIIDAKYLKSGANQIHFTFLAGNGALNRRDGYLYALFVPDRARTMFPCFDQPNLKAKYSLTLTIPEKWSAIANGKLKETTVQQGKKTLQFNQSDLIPTYLFSFAAGDFKNFTEKISEQDSRMLYRETDSVKIKSSMDSIYTLYRNSLDYYEKWTGIKHPFQKHGMVVIPDFQFGGMEHPGAILFQNSTLFLDQNATQNQLNNRSNLIAHEVAHLWFGDMVTMDWFNDVWMKEVFANFMADKSTGASADKSVYDLKFLTTHFPAAYGVDRTLGANPIRQVLDNLKNAGMMYGSIIYNKAPIMMRQLELLIGEENFKKGVSEYLKKYAYSNATWPDLITILDQHTPEDLQSWNKVWVNDPGRPVIDYDIQYKGNTIDRFTISQHPEYGKEQKVWPQEFQISLFYTDKVEKVNVKLSGKHQEISAFKGKTKPLFILQNSSGTGYGVFGIDKAMMLNFSVIKDPVNRASAYISLYENMLAGSGVSPLELFQFFAGELQKENTELNLRLITGYISTIYWEFLPENMRLRESENIENKLWEALQVQKAKNNKKILFDSYQNIFQSQKAYDNLFTIWKSQTPPQDVFLNDEDFTSLALSLSLRSTNNNDLLQEQLTRIKNPDRVNRFKIIMQAASSDQKVRDEFFNGLMQKQNRVNESAVGAALGYLHHPLRQQTSVNYLPKTLDVLQEIQKTGDIFFPDNWLRSTFSSYQTPKALDIVNQFLSQNPDYNAVLKNKILQATDNLRRAQNLVK, from the coding sequence ATGAAAAAAACAGGTATACTCACATTATTTTTAGTTGTTTTCAATACAGGGTATCATGCACAAATGAAATCTTTACCAAAACTGGAAGCCGGAGTTTCTTATGATCTGGCCCAGTTTCGAAAGAATACATTAAGTGAAATTATATATGAGCTCAACCTGAAAATTCCGGAAAACAAATCGGAAAGGATTGCAGGAACAGAGATGTTATCCTTCAACTATAAAAAGCAAAATGATGCCCCGTTACAGATCGATTTTAAAGAAGAACCCTCTTCTTTAATGGCTGTATCTGTAAACGGACAGTCCATACAACCTGTTATGGAAAATGAACATGTGATTATTGATGCAAAATACCTGAAATCAGGAGCTAATCAGATTCATTTTACCTTTCTTGCCGGAAACGGTGCTCTTAACAGACGTGACGGATACCTGTATGCCTTATTTGTGCCGGATCGTGCACGAACTATGTTCCCATGTTTTGATCAGCCTAACCTGAAAGCGAAGTATTCTTTAACCTTAACTATTCCTGAAAAATGGAGCGCTATAGCCAATGGAAAACTGAAAGAAACTACTGTACAACAGGGGAAAAAAACGCTGCAGTTTAACCAATCAGATCTTATTCCTACCTATCTGTTTTCTTTTGCTGCCGGGGATTTTAAAAACTTTACAGAGAAAATCAGTGAACAGGATTCCAGAATGTTATACCGTGAAACCGATTCTGTGAAAATTAAAAGCAGTATGGATTCCATTTACACCCTGTACCGGAATTCTCTTGATTATTATGAAAAATGGACAGGTATTAAGCATCCTTTTCAAAAACATGGAATGGTTGTCATTCCCGATTTTCAATTCGGTGGAATGGAACATCCCGGAGCCATTTTATTTCAAAATTCTACCTTGTTTTTAGATCAGAATGCTACCCAAAATCAATTGAATAACCGTTCCAATCTTATTGCCCACGAAGTTGCCCATCTCTGGTTTGGAGATATGGTGACCATGGATTGGTTCAACGATGTCTGGATGAAAGAGGTATTTGCCAATTTTATGGCAGATAAAAGTACCGGAGCTTCTGCAGATAAAAGCGTATATGACCTGAAGTTTCTAACGACGCACTTTCCGGCGGCTTATGGAGTAGACCGTACCTTGGGAGCCAATCCAATCCGGCAGGTTTTAGATAACCTGAAAAATGCAGGAATGATGTACGGTTCGATTATTTACAACAAGGCACCGATTATGATGCGTCAGCTAGAGTTACTGATTGGGGAAGAAAATTTCAAAAAAGGAGTGAGTGAATACCTTAAAAAATATGCCTACAGCAATGCAACGTGGCCGGACCTGATCACAATCCTTGATCAACATACTCCGGAAGACTTACAAAGCTGGAATAAAGTATGGGTGAATGATCCCGGAAGACCCGTGATTGATTACGATATACAATATAAAGGCAATACAATAGACCGTTTCACCATCTCTCAACATCCGGAGTACGGGAAAGAGCAGAAAGTATGGCCACAGGAGTTTCAGATAAGCTTATTTTACACAGATAAAGTAGAAAAAGTGAATGTGAAGCTATCAGGAAAGCACCAGGAAATATCAGCATTTAAAGGAAAAACAAAACCTCTTTTTATCCTGCAAAACTCATCAGGAACAGGGTATGGAGTGTTTGGAATTGATAAAGCAATGATGCTCAACTTTTCTGTAATAAAAGATCCGGTAAACCGGGCAAGTGCTTATATTTCGTTGTATGAAAATATGCTGGCGGGGTCAGGTGTTTCCCCATTAGAATTATTTCAGTTTTTTGCAGGAGAATTGCAAAAAGAAAATACAGAGCTGAATCTTCGTTTGATCACCGGATATATTTCTACTATTTACTGGGAATTTTTACCGGAAAATATGCGATTGAGAGAATCCGAAAATATAGAAAATAAGCTATGGGAAGCATTACAGGTACAGAAAGCTAAGAACAATAAGAAAATTTTATTTGATAGCTATCAAAACATTTTCCAGTCTCAAAAGGCATATGATAATCTGTTTACCATTTGGAAATCCCAAACTCCGCCACAAGATGTATTTCTTAATGATGAGGACTTTACAAGCCTTGCGCTTTCTTTATCTCTACGAAGTACCAATAATAATGATTTGTTGCAAGAACAACTGACCAGAATTAAAAATCCGGATCGGGTAAATCGTTTTAAAATTATTATGCAGGCGGCTTCATCGGATCAAAAAGTTCGTGACGAGTTTTTTAATGGGCTTATGCAAAAACAGAACAGAGTGAATGAATCTGCTGTGGGGGCGGCATTGGGGTATTTACATCATCCTTTAAGGCAACAGACCTCTGTTAATTATCTTCCGAAGACTTTAGATGTATTACAGGAAATTCAAAAAACAGGAGACAT
- a CDS encoding YciI family protein → MKKFIVLFREPDGRSIQHSEDDIKVHQENWKNWFSTWGQKGKLEGGSGLTLEGRIIKDGNTVSNEIYKNHNEIVGGYLLLNCTGFDEAVEIMKTCPIYEFDGYAEIRELQNQD, encoded by the coding sequence ATGAAAAAGTTTATCGTATTATTCAGAGAACCTGATGGTAGGTCAATACAGCATTCTGAAGATGACATTAAAGTTCATCAGGAAAATTGGAAGAACTGGTTTTCAACCTGGGGACAAAAGGGAAAGCTGGAAGGAGGGAGTGGATTGACCTTAGAAGGAAGAATTATAAAAGATGGAAATACAGTGTCAAATGAAATTTATAAGAATCATAATGAAATCGTTGGAGGGTATTTGCTGCTGAACTGTACTGGTTTTGATGAAGCGGTAGAAATAATGAAAACCTGTCCTATTTACGAGTTTGATGGTTATGCAGAAATCAGAGAACTGCAAAATCAGGATTAA